The Sandaracinaceae bacterium genomic sequence TTCCGCTTCCGCTTCCGCCTCCGCCTCCGCCTCCGCCTCCGCTTCCGCTTCCGCTTCCGCTTCCGCTTCCGCCTCCGCCTCCGCTTCCGCCTCCGCCTCCGCCTCCGCCGCGTCCGCTGCCGCCTCGGCAGCCGCTTCGGCAGTGGCGTCCGCTGCCGCATGGGCAGCCGCGTTCGCCTCGCGTCGGCCTCCGCGTCGGCCTCCGCGTCGGCTGCGCGTCGGCCTCCGCGTCGGCTGCGCGTCGGCCTCCGCGTCGGCTGCGCCTTCCCCTCTGATGCTGCTGCCAGCCGCGTTCGCCTCCGCGTCGGCTGCGCCTCCGCCTCGGCTGCTGCTGCCGCTGCTCCGACCGCCGGCGCGAGGGAGGGCGGCTTCGGGCTCGCCGGACGCTGGGTGGTCGCGGGTCCGAAAGGGCGGTGGGCCGGGGGGACCGATCACGCTCGACCGAGCTGTCCTCGTCGCGCGTGGGTGCGCGCGGGGCTCGATTCGTCCGGCTCCCCCCGCGCCGTGTGCTAGGCCCTGGACGTGCTCGAGCCTGGAGACCTGCTCGAAGGCAAGTACCGTGTCCTTCGCCAGCTCGGCGCGGGCGGGATCGGCGCGGTCTACGAGGCGGAGGCCACGGACGTCGGGCGGCGGGTGTGCGTCAAGACGTTGCAGGGGCGCTTCGCGAAGGACGCGACGATGCTGGCGCGCTTCCGGCGTGAGGCGAGGACGGCGGCCGCGATTCATCACCCCAACATCGTGGCGGTGTCGGCGTTCCATGACGGAACGGGCGGGGCGGGGTCGCCGCCTTTCCTGGTGATGGACCTGATCGAGGGGCAGACGCTCCACGCGCTGATCCGGCAGACGCCGGGGATGGATCCGCCGCGGGTCGTGCGCATCCTGGCGCAGATCCTCGACGCGCTCGAGGCGGCGCACGGACACGGGGTGGTGCATCGGGATCTCAAACCGCACAACGTGATGCTGACGTCGACCCGCGCGATCGACGACTTCGTGCACGTGCTGGACTTCGGGCTGGCGGGGCTGCTCGACGATCACCGGCGCGAGCACTTGACGATGACCGGCCAGATGCTCGGGACGCCCGGCTTCATGGCGCCGGAGCAGGTCGAGGGGCAGCGGGTGGATGTGCGGTCGGATGTCTTCGCCGTCGGCGTCATCGGGTATGTCATGTTGACGGGCAAGCTGCCCTTCGGGGGAGAGACGGGGCCGGAGAGGCTGGTCGCGCTCCTCGAGAACCCGGCCGCGCCGCTGCGGCAGAGCCGGCCCGATGTGGACGCGGAGCTCGCCGCGATCCTGCACTGCGCGCTCGAGAAGGAGCCGTCGCGTCGGCACGCGTCGGCGAGCGCGATGCGGACCGCTCTGAGCCGGTGGGCGCGCCGCGCGATCCCGGAGGCGGCGGCGGTCCCGGCGACCGCCCCCCCGCGCCCCGCGCCCACCGCCGTGATGAAGGCCGCGAGGGAGAGCGAGCGCGACTCGCCGAGGAACGCCGCGCGTGAGGGCGGACGACTCGAGCGCCCCGGGTTGGATGGCCACGCCGCGCCCAGGCGACGCGTGACCGAGGCGCTGGCAGGCGCGTCGGAGCCGCCCCTCCGCGCTCGCCAGGTGCGTGCGTTCGCCGCGCGCCCGATGCCGATCGCGGCCGGCCGCGCGGCGTCGAGCCCGCAGGGGAGGCGTGGCTCGGCTGCCCCGCGGGCGCGATCGGCGCGGCCAGGCCCGAACGGCGCGCATGCCGTCGCCGGCGCGACGTCGCTCCCACCGCCTGCCTCGGCCCCGGCGCGCGAGGTGCCCGGCAAGCGAGTGGCGCTGCTCGGCGTCGGAGCCGCGCTCGCGGTGCTGCTGGCCTTGTCCGCGGGCGCGCTCGTCGTCGCGGTGGTCTCTCGGTCCACCGCGCCCGCGAGCGCGCACACGGCCCGCGAGGTCGGTCCGAAGTCACGAAGCATGAAACCGATGGAGGCAGCGTCGATGGAGGCGGCGTCGATGGAGGCGGCGCCGCTGCCCGAGGGGAACGGGCTCCGACCTCCGTCTCCCGTCGCGTCGACGCCCGCGGCGCCCGCGGCCGTCGCGCCGGTGCCCGTGGAGGTGCCGGGCGCTCCGGCCGAGCGGGAGTAGCGCCCGGCCCCAGCCACTCCGGGAGGGACGGCTTCGGCGCCGAGCGCGGGCTCGGCTGCACCGCGCGCGCCCTGCATCTGCTGTCGTTCTTCCCCTACCTGTCGGATCGGTAGGGTGAGGAGCTGGCCGCCTGAGCTTGGTGTCGGGCTCGCTCGCGCACGAGCAGGCGGCCTTCCGGACCTGCTCAGTCCGGGGCCTCGCGGGGAGGGCTGCGTTTGCAGCGGCGCTGACTGTGCCCCCGACGGAACCGCGGCATACTCGGGATGTGCGAGCGCATCTCGGCATCTTCGTCGCGTTCCTCCTGGCGAGCGTGGCCAGCGCGCAGGTCTCTGCGCCCGATCCTCGATACGGCGGGACCTATCGGTTCGACGGGAGCGAGGAGGACGGTCGGCGCCGGGTTCGCAGCGCGATCGAGCCCGCCCTCGCTCGCATGAACCCCCTGATGCGGGCCATCGCCGAGCGGCGGCTCGACCAGAGCGTGCCCGTCGCGCGGCGCATCATCGTCGCGCTGAACGGCGACCGCATCTCGGTCCGCTACGAGGGTGAGCAGAGCCGCACGTTCGAGAGCCGCGCCGGGCATCCTCGAACGGTGGAGGCGCGAGACGGCCGCGAGGCGCGCCTGACGCAGCTCTTCCGCGACGGCCACCTCGAGCAGGTCTTCGAGGGCGAGAACGGTCGCATGTACAACGTCTTCCAGCTCGCCGAGGACGGCCGCCGCCTCACGCTGGAGGTGGTGATGACCGGCGAGCGGCTCGAGCAGCCGATCCGCGTGCAGCTCCCCTACGTGCGGGCCGGGGGCTGAGTCGCCGCGGTCGATGGTCGCACGCGAAGCTGCGGGTCGCTCGAGGCGTTTCCAGCGGCCTCGCTCCGGGTTAGGGTTCGCGCATGAAGAAGCACGGTTGGCTCTGGCTCGCTCTCGGGTTGATGGCTTGCGGCGGCGGCGGCGCGAGCAGCGGCGGCGGCGATGACGATCTGGGCGACGACGAGCTGTCGTTCGACACGAGCGGCGACGAGGTGGAGCCGGGCCACGAGATGCGCGGGAGCGCGATCGAGATGATCGGCATCAACCCACCCGAGCGGCCGTGGTCGGAGATGAGCCACGACGAGAAGGAGTGGGACATGGTCGGCCGGTTCCAGCCGATCTTCGCGGAGCTCTTCCGGACGCACGACGCGGAGGAGTTCCCCGAGGTCGGTTGTGAGACCTGCCACGGCGACGACATGCGGGATCGTGAGTTCGCGATGCCCAACCCGTCTCTGCCCCCCGTGCCGCCGGCGTCGAGCCCGGCCTACGAGATCATGCGCGACGCCCACCCCGAGGACATGCAGTTCATGGAGGAGCACGTGACGCCGGCGATGCAGACCATGCTGGGCATGGGCGCGACGTTCACCTGCAACGGCTGCCACCCCGGGCCCGGGTCGGCCGAGGTGCCGACCACCTTCTGAGCCGCGATGGGGCGACGCCGGGGGAAGAAGCGCCGCCCCGAGGAGGGGCTCGAGGCGAACCTCGCCGGGGCGAGGGTGGTGGCGAAGGAGCGCTTCGGGGTCAAACGCCTTCACCCCGAGCAGGAGCGGGCGCTCGAGGCGGTGCTCGCGGGGCGCGACACGCTCGTCGTGCTCCCGACGGGCTACGGCAAGTCGCTCATCTATCAAGCGGCCGCGATGCTCCTCGACCGGCCGGTGATCACGGTCTCGCCGCTCATCGCGCTGATGCGCGACCAGGAGCGGAAGCTGCGCGCGGTCGGGGCGCCGGTGATCCGGCTCGACAGCACGCTGAAGGCGAGCACGCGGCGACAGTCGCTCGACCGCCTCCGGAAGGGGGGCAAGCTCATCGTGCTCACCACCCCCGAGACCCTCGAGTCGGAGGCGGTGAGGCCCTACCTCGAGGAGGCGCGGCCCGGGCTCCTCTGCGTCGACGAGGCGCACTGCATCTCGGAGTGGGGGCACGACTTCCGCCCCGCCTATCTGCGCCTCGGGAGCGAGCGTCGTCGGCTCGGTATCCCGTCGGCGCTGGCGCTCACCGCGACGGCCACGCCGAGGGTGACCGAGGACATCGCCGCGCGCCTCGAGCTGCACGAGCCGCTCGTCGTGCGGGCGCCGCCGCACCGCGGGAACCTCGAGCTCTCGGTCGAGATCACGCCGGGCAACATGAAGTACGAGGTCGCGGGGAAGCTGCTGCGAAAGCTCCCCCGGCCCGGCGTGGTGTACTGCGCGACGACCAAGGCGGTCGACGAGCTCTTCGCCGCGCTGACCCGCGCGCGCATCCCGGTGGCTCGCTACCACGGGAAGATGAAGACGAAGGAGCGCACGGCCTCCCAGAAGCGCTTCATGAAGAAGGGCAAGCAGGTGGTCATGGTGGCCACCAGCGCCTTCGGCATGGGCATCGACAAGGCGGACATCCGCTACATCGTGCACTTCCAGACGCCGGGCTCGCTCGAGCAGTACGTGCAGGAGGCGGGGCGGGCAGGGCGCGATGGGAAGAAGTCTCGCTGTGTTCTGTTGTTCGACCCGTCCGATCTGGAGATCCAGGAGTTCCTGCAGAAGCAGAGCCGGCCGACCGGCGCGCAGCTGCGGCGGGTGGGGCGCGCCCTCGCGGCGTGGGCGGCCGACGAGCGGAGCGTGACCGCGAAGGAGCTGGCCCTCTCGGCCGAGGTCCCGTCCAACATCGCGAAGGTGGTCTGCGCGCAGCTCGAGCAGCTCGGGCTCGTGGAGCTGGAGAAGCGGCGCTGGAGGCCGCGCGCGCACCCCGCGGAGCTGCTGACGAGCGCCGAGGACCTGGCCGAGCGGTTCGAGATCCAGCGGCAGGAGGACGCGCGCCGGCTCCGCGCGTTGCCCGACTACGCCCGCACGGAGGGTTGCCGTTCGGTGTTCATCCGGCGCTGGTTCGGCGAGGAGGATCCCCCGCGGTGCGGGCGCTGCGATCGCTGCAAGCTCGAGCGGAAGCTCAGCCGCGCCGCCGCGGACATGGTCGAGCGGGCCGAGCGCGCGGCCGACACGGGGGGAGAGATCGAGGCCCGCCCTCGCCGAGCGAAGAAGCCCGACGCAGCGCCGAAGCGGCGCCGACGTCGACGCCGGCGAGAGAAGAAGGGAGAGGGCCGGCGCCGCGCGCCGAAGGGCTCGAAGCGCGGCGATGGCGAGCGCAGGAGCTCGGCCGACGAGAAGAAGGGGAAGAAGCGGAAGAAGCCGAAGACGGCAAAGAAGCCGAAGAAGCGGGACTGACGGAGTCCACGCCCCAACCCGGGTTGACGTCCTCGTGCGTCCGGCCGACTCTCGCCGCATGTCTCGCCTCCTCGCGTCGACGGCGCTCGCGTGCTTGCTCACGTGCCTCCTCACCGCTCCGGCCGCCGCGCAGCGCCGAGTGGAGGTCGCCCCCGATCGGCTCGCGCCTCTCACCTCGGAGGGCTCGGTCGAGCTCGGCTTCTTCACCGGCTCCGTCGGGGCGTTGGGGGTCGACGCGGTCAGCGGGCTGCTCCGGGCCCGGCTGGTCTTCGATCAGACCATCGAGGTCGGCCTCGTGGCGGGCTGGGGGTGGGCCGAGGTCGACATCGGCGGCGTCTCCGCCGACGCCGCCTCCGCCGCGAACCCGCTCCTCTACGGGGGGCTCGTGCTGCACGACGACCACACGTGGCGGGTCCGCTTGAACGGCGGGCTCGCCTTGCCCGCCGCGCCCGACGAGGACCGGGCTGCTGCCGTCGTCGGGCTCAACGCCGGGACGCGCGGCCTCGCGGAGCTCTGGCTCTGGGCTCCGTCCCGTCTCTCGGTGGTGCCCGGAGCCCAGATCGAGGCCGTCCCCGTCGAGTTCCTCTACCTCGAGGGCTCGCTGCGGACGGGCCTCCTCTTCCCGCTCGCGGAACGCCCGACCATCGCCTTCGACACCGCGGGCGAGGTCGACGTCTCCATCGAGAGCCAGTTCACCGCCGCCTTCCACCACCCGAACGTGCTCGGCGGTGGACGCCTGCGCGCGGTGTTCATCCCGACGCTCGACGAAGACCGGGACCGCGCCCAGCTCTCGATGGATCTGTTCGTCCGCGGCATCGGCCGGGTCAACGACGCGGAGCTCTTCGCCGAGTGGCGCCTCCTGATGAACCTCGACGACGACCTCGGCTTCGCGTTCGATCAGGGCAAGGTCTGGGGCATGTTCTTCGTGTTCGGCGGGGGCTTGCTCCCCTGAGGGGGGGCTTCGAGCGGGCTGTGAGGCGGGCGTAAGCCGGGGCTCTGCGACGACGCACGCGCGCGGGCGGCGTGTGCCTCTACAATGGCGCCAGCATGCGCGCTCTGTTGCTCTGTCTCCTGCTCGCGTCCGGATGTGACGGCGAGGTCGCCCCGGACGCTGGCTCCGATCCTGTCGACGCCGGCGCCGACGACGCGGGCCCCGGGGACGCGGGCCCGCCGATCGTCGACCTCTGCGACCCCGGCGCCGATCCCGGGCCGTTCCCTGCCCCCGACGCGTGGGCGCCCAACCGCGGGCCGGGCGGGCCCAGCGCGACCTTCGAGGAGGGGGCGCTCTACGCGAACTGCGCCTTCCTCGACGGCGGAGAGCTGGACACGAGCGACCACCACAACCTGGTCACCATGTACGACGGCTACCTGCTCATGCCGTGGGCGCCGGAGTACGGCTCGGGCGGGCTGACCTTCTGGGAGTTCGACGACCCGTGCGATCCGGTCGTGGTCGGCTCGGGGCACTCGGGCAGCATGCGCGAGACGCACGCCATCGGCTTCTCCCAGCTCGACGGGCGCTGGGCGGTGGTCGACCAGCTCGGGCTCGCGCTCAGCGAGGGGCGGGGCGGCATCCAGTTCTGGGACGTGAGCGACCCGACGGCGCCCGAGGCGGTGCGGGATCTCGAGCTGCCAGGATTCGTCTACCCGGACGCGTACGCGCGCGTGACGCTGAGCGTGTTCTGGCAGGTGCCCTACGTGTACGTCGCCGGGGCCGACAACGGCGTGTACATCGTCGACGCCGCGAACCCGCGCCAGCCGCGCTTCATCGGGCAGTACGTCTTCGACCCGATCCTCCGCGTGGGCCAGGTGCAGGTGATCGGGAACCTGCTCATCGCCACCGCGGCCGAGGGGCCGCGCACGGTGCTGCTCGACGTGAGCGACCCCGAGGATCCGCAGCCGCTCCCGGGGGGCGACTTCCTCTCGACCGACGGCGAGGGGCGCGCGCGGGAGGCGTACTTCACGAACTTCGTGGGCGGCCACGTCTACTACGCCAACAAGGACGGCGGCGGCGGCCTCGTCGTGTGGGACGTGCGCGACCCGCGCGCGCCCGCGTACGCCGGGAGCCACATCTCCGATGGCAATGGAGGTTACGTCTTCGTGCAGCACGACCTCGCGTTCGTCGGCGAGTCACGCTTCGCCGCGATCTATGACGTCTCGGATCTGTCGAACATCACCGAGGTCACGCGCCTCCAGCTCGAGGGGGACCTCGACACCGTCACGCCCATCGGCAACGTGGCGGTGCTGAGCGTCGACGACGACGCGAACCCGGACCAGGGGAGCGCGGTGGCTCCCTTCGCCACGACGCCCGATGCGCAGGGCCCGGCCGTGCGCTGGACCTGGCCGGAGGACGGGGCGACGGAGCTGCGGACGACGTCGCGGATCGGGCTGAGCCTCGACGAGCTGATCGACGTGAGGTCGGCGCACGAGGGCTCGGTGCGGCTCTATCGGAGCGGCGCCGACCCGGACGCGGGCCGCGTGCCCGCGGTGGTCAGCGCGCAGGAGGCGATCGTGAACGTGCACCCCCGCTGCGCCCTCGCGCCGAACACCGAGTACACGGTGGAGGTCATGGCCGGCGGGATCGTGGACTTCAACGGCAACGCGATCGCGGAGACCGCGCGCTTCACCTTCACGACCGGCCCGGAGTAGCCGCGGACCCCCATGCGCGTCCCCTCTCTCCTCGCCAGCTCTCTCTTCACCGCCTCTCTCTTCACCGCGCTGGCGCTGCTCGCGTGTGACCCGCAAGCGGCCCCCGACGCGGCGAGCCCGGACAGCGACGCCGGCCGGGACGCGGCGACGGTGGAGATCCGCGCCGAGGCGGGCCCCTCGCGCTACGCGACGGTCGGCGAGGTGGTCGCGTTCGACGGCTCGCGCTCGACGGGGGCGGAGTCCTATCGCTGGATCTTCGGCGACGGCGAAGAGACGGACGCGAGCGCCGACCCGACGGCGAGCCACGCCTACGACAGCCCCGGTCGCTACCGCGCGTTCCTCGAGATCCGTGGCGGGGGGCGGACGCGGACCGACTCGCTCACGGTGAGCGTGACGCGGCCGGCCGTGCACGCGTCACGGCAGAGCAGCTCGGTGGCGGTCGCGGGCGGCGAGGTGGCCGTGGTGAGCCCCGACTCGAACGAGCTGGCCGTGTTCTCCATCGAGGCGCTCGCGCTGCTGAGGCGCGTGGCGTTGCCCGCCGATCCGCGGACCGTGACGCGCTTCGGCGACGGCTGGGCGGTGGCCTGCCAGGCGGCCGGGGTCGTGGCGCTCGTGAGCGAGGACCGCGTCGAGACGATCGAGATGCCCGCCGCCTCGCGGCCGTTCGGGGTCATCGCGGTCGACGGCGCGCTCTACGTCTCGCTGCAGGCCACCGGGCAGCTCGCGCGGGTCGAGGACGGCGCGGTGACGACCTTCGACGCGATCGAGGACGCGCGCGGCGTCTCACTCCTGCCCGACGGACGGCTGGCCGTCACGCGCTGGCGCTCGCCGGACGCCCGGGCCGAGATCGCGGCGCTGGCGCCCGACGGAAGCGCGAGAGAGACGTGGACGCTCGGCTACGATCCCCAGCCCGGCTCCGACACCGAGAGCGGCGGGGTGCCGAGCTATCTCGAGCAGGTGCTCGTCTCGCCGGACGGCGCGCTGGCGGTGGTGCCTTCGCTCCAGGCGGCCATCGGGGAGGGGCTCTTCCGGAGCCCACGCGCGCTCACGCACGAGACGACGCTGCGCGCGGCGGTGAGCTTCTTCGATCCGCGCGGCGGCGAGGAGGACTTCGAGCGCCGCAAGCTCTGGGACGACCGGGGCTTCGCCGCGGCCGGCGTCCTGTCGAGCCGGGGCGACTTCCTCTTCCTCGCGATGCGGGGCAGCCGCGCGGTCGAGCGCCTCGATCTCCTCAGCGGCGCCCAGGCGGGCACGCTGCTCGAGGTCGGCCACGCCCCGCAGGGGCTCGCGCTCTCGGACGACGACCGGCTCCTCTTCATCGACGCCTACCTCTCGCGCGAGCTGGTGGTCTACGACGTGGCCGACGCGGGCGCGCTGCCGGTGGAGGTCGCGCGCCTGCCCATCCCGAGCGCGGAGCCGCTCTCGCCGGAGCTCCTCCGCGGCAAGATCCTCTTCAACGACGCCGCGGATCCGCGGATCGCGCGCGACTCCTACCTCGCGTGCGCTCACTGCCACCTCGAGGGCCAGAGCGACCGGCGCACGTGGGACTTCACCGACCGCGGCGAGGGGCTGCGGAACACCATCGATCTGCTCGGCCGGGCGGGCGTGGGGCACGGCCCCCTGCACTGGAGCGCGAACTTCGACGAGGTGCACGACTTCGAGCACGACATGCGCGGGCCCTTCCGGGGGCTCGGGCTGATGGACGACGCGGACTACGAGGCGCGGAGCGAGACCTTCGGCGCGCCCAAGGCGGGGCTGAGCCCGGACCTCGACGCGCTCGCGGCCTACGTCACCTCGCTCGACGCGCACCTGCCCAGCCCTCACCGCGCCCCGGACGGGAGCTTGACCGAGGCGGGGGCGCGAGGGCGCGTGATCTTCGAGGCCGCCGGCTGCGAGAGCTGTCACTCCGGCCCGACGCTCACCGACAGCGCCGTCATCGCGGGCGCTCCCGTCCTCCACGACGTGGGCACGCTCGGCCCCGGCTCGGGCGGCCGGCTCGGCGCCCCGCTCACCGGCCTCGACACCCCGACGTTGCACGATCTCTGGAACACCGCGCCCTACCTGCACGACGGCTCGGCCACCCTCCGCGAGGTCCTGACCACGCGCAACGCGGGCGACCGGCACGGGGTCACGAGCGGGTTGAGCGAGGCCGAGCTCGACGACCTGGTCGCGTATCTGCTGCAGCTCGACGGGCGCCGATAGAAGCGGTCAGCTCGAGACGCAGCGGCCGCCCATGTCCACCGCGCAGCGCATCGCGCCGGGGCAGTCCGTGTCGGACCTGCACGGCGGCACGCAGATTCTCTCGCCCGGCGGGCCGAAGCAGTTGGGGAAGAGCGGGTCGGCGCACTGGGCGTCGGTCGTGCAGCGCGTGCTCGGCTCGCAGAGCCCCTCGACGCAGAAGGTCGGCGGGCCGCTCGTCCCCATGGGGTCGCAGTCCGGGTGGTCCACGCACTCGGCGCAGCCGCCCATGAAGCAGCGACCGAAGAACGGGTCCGGGCAGTGTGCGTCCTCTTCGCAGCCGCAGACGCCGCGCACGCAGACCGTGCCGAAGGGGTGCTCGCCGAGGCCGGCCCGGCCGTCGCACTCCTCGGCCGCGTTGCAGCCCGGCGCGCAGAAGCCGCCCATGGGGCTCGGGCGGCACACGATCGCGTCGGGCGCGGGCATCTCGAGGCAGTCGGTGTGGCTCGCGCACCCCGCACCGGCAGCGTCGCGCCCGGTCTGCGCGTCCATCGCCGCGTCCGTGCCCGCGTCCGCGCCGGATCCGACATGGCGGCTTCCGTCGAAGAGCGCCGAACATCCGCTCAGCGCCACCAGCGCGAGCAAAGCACCGAGACACCACACACGCATCGCTGCGACCCTATCACGGGGAGGCTATGCTCGGCCC encodes the following:
- a CDS encoding RecQ family ATP-dependent DNA helicase; its protein translation is MGRRRGKKRRPEEGLEANLAGARVVAKERFGVKRLHPEQERALEAVLAGRDTLVVLPTGYGKSLIYQAAAMLLDRPVITVSPLIALMRDQERKLRAVGAPVIRLDSTLKASTRRQSLDRLRKGGKLIVLTTPETLESEAVRPYLEEARPGLLCVDEAHCISEWGHDFRPAYLRLGSERRRLGIPSALALTATATPRVTEDIAARLELHEPLVVRAPPHRGNLELSVEITPGNMKYEVAGKLLRKLPRPGVVYCATTKAVDELFAALTRARIPVARYHGKMKTKERTASQKRFMKKGKQVVMVATSAFGMGIDKADIRYIVHFQTPGSLEQYVQEAGRAGRDGKKSRCVLLFDPSDLEIQEFLQKQSRPTGAQLRRVGRALAAWAADERSVTAKELALSAEVPSNIAKVVCAQLEQLGLVELEKRRWRPRAHPAELLTSAEDLAERFEIQRQEDARRLRALPDYARTEGCRSVFIRRWFGEEDPPRCGRCDRCKLERKLSRAAADMVERAERAADTGGEIEARPRRAKKPDAAPKRRRRRRRREKKGEGRRRAPKGSKRGDGERRSSADEKKGKKRKKPKTAKKPKKRD
- a CDS encoding protein kinase; the protein is MLEPGDLLEGKYRVLRQLGAGGIGAVYEAEATDVGRRVCVKTLQGRFAKDATMLARFRREARTAAAIHHPNIVAVSAFHDGTGGAGSPPFLVMDLIEGQTLHALIRQTPGMDPPRVVRILAQILDALEAAHGHGVVHRDLKPHNVMLTSTRAIDDFVHVLDFGLAGLLDDHRREHLTMTGQMLGTPGFMAPEQVEGQRVDVRSDVFAVGVIGYVMLTGKLPFGGETGPERLVALLENPAAPLRQSRPDVDAELAAILHCALEKEPSRRHASASAMRTALSRWARRAIPEAAAVPATAPPRPAPTAVMKAARESERDSPRNAAREGGRLERPGLDGHAAPRRRVTEALAGASEPPLRARQVRAFAARPMPIAAGRAASSPQGRRGSAAPRARSARPGPNGAHAVAGATSLPPPASAPAREVPGKRVALLGVGAALAVLLALSAGALVVAVVSRSTAPASAHTAREVGPKSRSMKPMEAASMEAASMEAAPLPEGNGLRPPSPVASTPAAPAAVAPVPVEVPGAPAERE
- a CDS encoding PKD domain-containing protein yields the protein MRVPSLLASSLFTASLFTALALLACDPQAAPDAASPDSDAGRDAATVEIRAEAGPSRYATVGEVVAFDGSRSTGAESYRWIFGDGEETDASADPTASHAYDSPGRYRAFLEIRGGGRTRTDSLTVSVTRPAVHASRQSSSVAVAGGEVAVVSPDSNELAVFSIEALALLRRVALPADPRTVTRFGDGWAVACQAAGVVALVSEDRVETIEMPAASRPFGVIAVDGALYVSLQATGQLARVEDGAVTTFDAIEDARGVSLLPDGRLAVTRWRSPDARAEIAALAPDGSARETWTLGYDPQPGSDTESGGVPSYLEQVLVSPDGALAVVPSLQAAIGEGLFRSPRALTHETTLRAAVSFFDPRGGEEDFERRKLWDDRGFAAAGVLSSRGDFLFLAMRGSRAVERLDLLSGAQAGTLLEVGHAPQGLALSDDDRLLFIDAYLSRELVVYDVADAGALPVEVARLPIPSAEPLSPELLRGKILFNDAADPRIARDSYLACAHCHLEGQSDRRTWDFTDRGEGLRNTIDLLGRAGVGHGPLHWSANFDEVHDFEHDMRGPFRGLGLMDDADYEARSETFGAPKAGLSPDLDALAAYVTSLDAHLPSPHRAPDGSLTEAGARGRVIFEAAGCESCHSGPTLTDSAVIAGAPVLHDVGTLGPGSGGRLGAPLTGLDTPTLHDLWNTAPYLHDGSATLREVLTTRNAGDRHGVTSGLSEAELDDLVAYLLQLDGRR
- a CDS encoding Ig-like domain-containing protein, whose protein sequence is MRALLLCLLLASGCDGEVAPDAGSDPVDAGADDAGPGDAGPPIVDLCDPGADPGPFPAPDAWAPNRGPGGPSATFEEGALYANCAFLDGGELDTSDHHNLVTMYDGYLLMPWAPEYGSGGLTFWEFDDPCDPVVVGSGHSGSMRETHAIGFSQLDGRWAVVDQLGLALSEGRGGIQFWDVSDPTAPEAVRDLELPGFVYPDAYARVTLSVFWQVPYVYVAGADNGVYIVDAANPRQPRFIGQYVFDPILRVGQVQVIGNLLIATAAEGPRTVLLDVSDPEDPQPLPGGDFLSTDGEGRAREAYFTNFVGGHVYYANKDGGGGLVVWDVRDPRAPAYAGSHISDGNGGYVFVQHDLAFVGESRFAAIYDVSDLSNITEVTRLQLEGDLDTVTPIGNVAVLSVDDDANPDQGSAVAPFATTPDAQGPAVRWTWPEDGATELRTTSRIGLSLDELIDVRSAHEGSVRLYRSGADPDAGRVPAVVSAQEAIVNVHPRCALAPNTEYTVEVMAGGIVDFNGNAIAETARFTFTTGPE